From the Diospyros lotus cultivar Yz01 chromosome 13, ASM1463336v1, whole genome shotgun sequence genome, one window contains:
- the LOC127788276 gene encoding uncharacterized protein LOC127788276, protein MATRSYFFASNPSPTITSDTQFEFDDSEVWKSNEFAVTPDSKTKPVPSSKKKPAGCRRSSAAIDRLVPKATSSLPVNIPDWSKILRGENRRRLAENGGGGNDVEDDEDGMVIPPHEYLARTRMASLSVHEGVGRTLKGRDLSRVRNAIWKQTGFED, encoded by the coding sequence ATGGCCACCAGGAGCTACTTCTTCGCCAGCAACCCATCCCCAACAATCACCTCCGACACCCAGTTCGAGTTCGACGATTCCGAGGTCTGGAAATCCAACGAGTTCGCCGTCACGCCCGATTCCAAGACGAAACCGGTGCCCAGCTCCAAGAAAAAGCCGGCTGGCTGCCGGAGGAGCAGCGCGGCCATTGATCGGCTGGTGCCCAAGGCGACGTCTTCCCTGCCGGTGAACATCCCCGACTGGTCAAAGATCCTGCGGGGAGAGAACCGGCGGAGGCTGGCTGAGAACGGCGGCGGTGGCAACGACGTCGAGGACGATGAGGACGGGATGGTGATTCCGCCGCACGAGTACTTGGCGAGGACAAGAATGGCGTCGTTGTCGGTGCATGAAGGCGTCGGGCGGACGCTCAAGGGCCGGGACTTGAGCAGGGTGAGAAACGCCATTTGGAAGCAAACTGGCTTCGaggattaa
- the LOC127787982 gene encoding uncharacterized protein LOC127787982 isoform X3, whose protein sequence is MRGGRRQILIGLGVVMLLGIAISFRLWSIDYRISSGEAELLRRQFDLANREAMDESAEWRLRYDKEAENSSRCSKELIEENMGLLERLESLKQQLEAEKLKCNG, encoded by the exons ATGAGGGGCGGAAGAAGGCAAATCTTGATTGGGTTGGGTGTGGTAATGCTACTGGGCATCGCCATCTCCTTCAGGCTTTGGTCCATCGATTACAGAATTTCCTCCGGCGAAGCCGAATTACTGag AAGACAGTTTGATCTTGCTAACAGGGAGGCAATGGACGAATCGGCAGAGTGGAGATTGAGATATGATAAGGAGGCTGAGAATTCTAGCAGATGTTCTAAAGAACTAATTGAG GAGAATATGGGCTTGCTTGAGCGGCTAGAGTCCTTGAAACAACAACTTGAAGCTGAGAAATTGAAGTGCAATGGATGA
- the LOC127787982 gene encoding uncharacterized protein LOC127787982 isoform X1, with protein sequence MRGGRRQILIGLGVVMLLGIAISFRLWSIDYRISSGEAELLRRQFDLANREAMDESAEWRLRYDKEAENSSRCSKELIEMKESLERKAEDATNVNKKLEILQKENMGLLERLESLKQQLEAEKLKCNG encoded by the exons ATGAGGGGCGGAAGAAGGCAAATCTTGATTGGGTTGGGTGTGGTAATGCTACTGGGCATCGCCATCTCCTTCAGGCTTTGGTCCATCGATTACAGAATTTCCTCCGGCGAAGCCGAATTACTGag AAGACAGTTTGATCTTGCTAACAGGGAGGCAATGGACGAATCGGCAGAGTGGAGATTGAGATATGATAAGGAGGCTGAGAATTCTAGCAGATGTTCTAAAGAACTAATTGAG ATGAAGGAATCTTTAGAGAGGAAGGCGGAAGATGCTACTAACGTTAACAAGAAATTGGAAATATTGCAGAAG GAGAATATGGGCTTGCTTGAGCGGCTAGAGTCCTTGAAACAACAACTTGAAGCTGAGAAATTGAAGTGCAATGGATGA
- the LOC127787982 gene encoding uncharacterized protein LOC127787982 isoform X2 produces MRGGRRQILIGLGVVMLLGIAISFRLWSIDYRISSGEAELLRRQFDLANREAMDESAEWRLRYDKEAENSSRCSKELIEMKESLERKAEDATNVNKKLEILQKVESKTCVLGRIWACLSG; encoded by the exons ATGAGGGGCGGAAGAAGGCAAATCTTGATTGGGTTGGGTGTGGTAATGCTACTGGGCATCGCCATCTCCTTCAGGCTTTGGTCCATCGATTACAGAATTTCCTCCGGCGAAGCCGAATTACTGag AAGACAGTTTGATCTTGCTAACAGGGAGGCAATGGACGAATCGGCAGAGTGGAGATTGAGATATGATAAGGAGGCTGAGAATTCTAGCAGATGTTCTAAAGAACTAATTGAG ATGAAGGAATCTTTAGAGAGGAAGGCGGAAGATGCTACTAACGTTAACAAGAAATTGGAAATATTGCAGAAGGTGGAATCCAAAACCTGTGTTTTAGG GAGAATATGGGCTTGCTTGAGCGGCTAG